One genomic segment of Gemmatimonadota bacterium includes these proteins:
- the rpsM gene encoding 30S ribosomal protein S13: MARIAGVDLPRNKRIEVALTYIFGIGLPTAQKILDQTGVNPERRVHALSDDEVNRLRRIIENQHKVEGALRTEVSMNVKRLMDIGCYRGLRHRRGLPVRGQRTHTNARTHKGSRRPIAGKKRAPKK, from the coding sequence ATGGCGCGGATAGCAGGCGTGGATCTGCCCCGCAACAAGCGGATCGAGGTCGCGCTCACCTACATCTTCGGGATCGGTCTGCCCACGGCCCAAAAGATTCTGGACCAGACGGGTGTGAACCCGGAGCGGCGCGTGCACGCGCTCTCGGATGACGAGGTGAATCGACTGCGGCGGATCATCGAGAACCAGCACAAGGTTGAAGGGGCGTTGCGGACCGAAGTCTCGATGAACGTGAAGCGGCTGATGGACATCGGGTGCTACCGCGGCCTCCGGCACCGGCGCGGTCTGCCGGTTCGGGGGCAGCGCACGCACACCAATGCGCGGACGCACAAGGGCTCGCGGCGGCCGATCGCGGGGAAGAAGAGGGCGCCGAAGAAGTGA
- the rpsK gene encoding 30S ribosomal protein S11, with protein sequence MANPKKGARPKRARKHVEAEGVAHIRATFNNTLITITDAAGNVVVWGSSGKSGFKGSKKSTPFAATVAAEQVAREAVNLGMRRVHVRVQGPGSGRESAIQALAAAGLQIRSIRDVTPIPHNGCRPPKKRRV encoded by the coding sequence ATGGCGAATCCGAAGAAGGGGGCGCGGCCAAAGCGCGCCCGTAAGCATGTGGAAGCGGAGGGCGTGGCGCACATCCGGGCCACGTTCAACAACACGCTCATCACGATTACGGACGCGGCCGGCAATGTGGTGGTGTGGGGGAGCTCCGGAAAATCGGGTTTCAAGGGCTCGAAGAAGTCCACTCCCTTTGCCGCCACCGTGGCAGCGGAGCAGGTGGCCCGGGAAGCCGTGAACCTGGGGATGAGGCGCGTGCACGTCCGGGTTCAGGGCCCGGGGAGCGGCCGGGAATCCGCGATTCAGGCGCTGGCCGCCGCGGGTCTGCAGATCCGGTCGATCCGCGACGTCACGCCCATCCCGCACAACGGGTGCCGGCCGCCGAAGAAGCGGAGAGTCTAG
- a CDS encoding adenylate kinase encodes MNVILMGPPGAGKGTQGALLAERRAMTRIVTGDLLREAVQRGTPLGQKARAYMDAGELVPDSLMLELLREVLTAPQDEGRPADFLFDGFPRTLPQAQALDALFREMGLTLDAVIVVDVPDDLLIRRLSGRRTCASCGAVHNVYFQPPRVPGHCDSCGGPLVERPDDAAPTVRRRLEVYRRDTEPLIQYYQRSGTPVRHLRGDRDVDQVYHAITRALEPWST; translated from the coding sequence ATGAATGTCATCCTGATGGGGCCGCCGGGAGCCGGCAAGGGCACACAGGGCGCTTTGCTCGCCGAGCGCCGCGCGATGACCCGCATCGTCACCGGAGACCTGCTGCGCGAGGCGGTGCAGCGCGGGACCCCACTCGGCCAGAAGGCCAGGGCGTACATGGATGCCGGGGAGCTCGTCCCGGACAGCCTCATGCTGGAGCTCCTCCGGGAGGTGCTCACCGCTCCTCAGGACGAGGGGCGTCCAGCGGATTTCCTCTTCGACGGCTTTCCCCGCACGCTGCCCCAGGCCCAGGCGCTCGACGCGCTGTTCCGAGAGATGGGGCTCACCCTGGACGCCGTCATCGTAGTCGATGTGCCGGACGACCTGCTGATCAGACGCCTGAGCGGCCGCCGCACCTGCGCCAGTTGCGGCGCGGTCCACAACGTTTACTTCCAGCCACCTCGAGTGCCAGGGCATTGCGACTCGTGTGGCGGCCCGCTCGTCGAGCGCCCCGACGACGCCGCGCCCACCGTCCGCCGCCGGCTCGAGGTGTACCGCCGGGACACGGAACCGCTGATCCAGTACTACCAGCGCAGCGGTACGCCCGTCCGTCACCTGCGCGGCGACCGCGACGTCGACCAGGTCTACCACGCCATCACCAGGGCGCTCGAACCGTGGTCTACCTGA
- the secY gene encoding preprotein translocase subunit SecY, translated as MANPIPNLFRIPELKSKILFTLLVLLIYRLGAHVAAPGLDVGVLRERFGQLQGTLLGVYDMFVGGALSRATVLALGIMPYISASIMFQLLAAVFPTIEKMQKEGEEGRKKLTQWTRYATVALAFVQGYGYAVFLQSPAIGAVLNPGLPFLLSTSLVLTTGAIFVMWLGEQITERGVGNGASLLIFFSIIEGFPSALSRTWEALTTGVIGPFRLVVLVAVMVGVIAGVVGMTMASRKIPVQIPRKVMGRGRIREGQKSFIPLRINSAGVMPIIFAQSIIIVPGTIAAFSNIAFLRGLATTFQPGSWWYYGSYTLLILFFTYFYTAIIFNPVDLAENLKKQGAFIPGVKPGARTAEYIDYVLSRVTLPGAIYLALIALLPFWIFDIFNIQGLFFFGGTSLLIVVGVALDTVQQMQQHLLLRHYEGFMKKGRVRFRGRQRYM; from the coding sequence TGCGGGAGCGCTTCGGCCAGTTGCAGGGCACCCTGCTCGGCGTCTACGACATGTTCGTCGGCGGCGCTCTCTCCCGCGCGACTGTGCTCGCCCTGGGGATCATGCCCTACATCTCGGCCAGCATCATGTTTCAGTTGCTGGCTGCCGTGTTCCCCACCATCGAGAAGATGCAGAAGGAAGGAGAAGAGGGGCGCAAGAAGCTCACCCAGTGGACCCGCTACGCCACCGTTGCGCTCGCCTTCGTGCAGGGTTACGGCTACGCCGTATTTCTGCAGAGCCCGGCCATCGGCGCCGTGCTGAATCCGGGATTGCCCTTCCTGCTCTCCACTTCCCTGGTGCTGACCACGGGCGCGATCTTCGTCATGTGGTTGGGCGAGCAGATCACCGAGCGCGGAGTCGGCAATGGCGCGTCACTGCTCATCTTCTTCTCCATCATCGAGGGATTCCCTTCCGCGCTCAGCCGGACCTGGGAGGCGCTCACCACCGGCGTCATCGGACCGTTCCGGCTGGTCGTACTCGTCGCCGTCATGGTGGGCGTCATTGCCGGGGTCGTGGGGATGACCATGGCCTCGCGCAAGATCCCGGTCCAGATCCCGCGCAAGGTGATGGGCCGTGGCCGGATCCGCGAAGGACAGAAGAGCTTCATTCCGCTGCGCATCAACTCGGCGGGCGTCATGCCTATCATTTTCGCCCAGTCCATCATCATCGTGCCGGGCACCATCGCTGCGTTCAGCAACATCGCGTTCCTGCGCGGGCTGGCCACGACCTTCCAGCCGGGGAGCTGGTGGTACTACGGCAGCTACACGCTCCTCATCCTGTTCTTCACCTACTTCTATACCGCCATCATCTTTAACCCCGTGGATCTGGCGGAGAACCTGAAGAAGCAGGGGGCGTTCATACCGGGGGTCAAGCCAGGCGCCCGCACGGCAGAATACATCGATTACGTGCTCAGCCGGGTCACGCTGCCAGGCGCCATTTACCTGGCCTTGATCGCGCTCCTCCCCTTCTGGATATTCGATATATTCAACATCCAGGGGCTCTTCTTCTTCGGCGGCACCTCGCTCCTCATTGTCGTCGGTGTGGCGCTCGATACCGTGCAGCAGATGCAGCAGCATCTGCTGCTGCGCCACTATGAGGGCTTCATGAAGAAGGGGCGGGTGCGGTTCCGCGGGCGGCAGCGCTATATGTAA
- the map gene encoding type I methionyl aminopeptidase, which yields MVYLKTAAEIEAIAEAGAVLARLFAALPAQVKPRVTTAQLDEFAEEFIRRHPGAEPAFKGLYGFPASICISINEEVVHGIPSRRRMLQEGDIVSIDAGVALGGWYADAAVSFPVGTIDPTAQRLLQVTRAALQRAVALAVPGNRIGDVGHAVQRTAEEAGFNVVRDLVGHGIGREPHEEPQVPNFGHPGHGIRLQQGMVLAIEPMLNEGCAQTRTLPDRWTVITADRRRSAHFEHTVAVLANGPRLLTTLP from the coding sequence GTGGTCTACCTGAAGACCGCGGCTGAAATCGAGGCCATCGCCGAGGCCGGCGCCGTACTGGCTCGCCTCTTCGCCGCGCTCCCCGCCCAGGTCAAGCCACGCGTCACGACCGCCCAGCTCGATGAATTCGCCGAAGAATTCATCCGCCGCCACCCCGGCGCTGAACCCGCGTTCAAGGGTCTCTATGGATTCCCCGCCAGCATCTGCATCTCCATCAACGAGGAGGTCGTACACGGCATCCCCAGTCGCCGCCGCATGCTCCAGGAAGGAGACATCGTCAGCATTGATGCCGGCGTCGCCCTGGGCGGCTGGTACGCCGATGCCGCCGTCAGCTTCCCCGTTGGCACCATCGACCCCACGGCCCAACGTCTCCTCCAGGTCACCCGCGCCGCCTTGCAGCGCGCTGTCGCTCTCGCCGTCCCCGGTAACCGAATCGGCGACGTCGGGCACGCCGTGCAACGAACGGCCGAAGAGGCCGGATTCAACGTGGTACGCGACCTGGTCGGCCACGGCATCGGCCGCGAACCCCACGAAGAGCCCCAGGTGCCCAACTTCGGCCACCCCGGTCACGGAATCCGCCTCCAGCAGGGCATGGTCCTGGCCATCGAACCCATGCTCAACGAAGGGTGCGCCCAAACCCGCACGCTCCCCGACCGCTGGACCGTCATCACCGCCGACCGCCGCCGCAGCGCCCACTTCGAGCACACGGTCGCCGTGCTCGCCAATGGCCCCCGCCTCCTGACCACCCTCCCCTGA
- the rpmJ gene encoding 50S ribosomal protein L36: protein MKVRSSVKPICEHCKVIRRRGVVRIICKKNPRHKQRQG from the coding sequence ATGAAGGTACGAAGCAGCGTCAAGCCGATCTGCGAGCACTGCAAGGTGATCCGCCGCCGCGGCGTCGTCCGGATCATCTGCAAGAAGAACCCACGGCACAAGCAGCGACAGGGGTAG